One genomic region from Spirosoma sp. KCTC 42546 encodes:
- a CDS encoding ABC transporter permease — translation MLTNYLKIAWRTLRKQQGFTFINIFGLAVGLACCLLIMLYVLDELSFDRYNAKADRIYRVQSDIKFGGNDMHFAVTPDPMGPTLKKDYPQVEQFVRLHQRGTWLVKRTGEPTSLREDNITFADSTLFDVFTLPLISGDPKRALSEPNTMVISESAAKRHFGNQNPMGQPMVFDNNKTFKVSAVMRDMPKNSHFRSDFFLSMLNDDYPWGQWLSNNHHTYLLLKPGTDAQVFSKNFTTVIEKYVGPQAMQLIGTSMDQFRKAGNSVGYWLIPLTDIHLHSKQQVELAPNGDIQYVYIFSAVALFILLIACINFMNLATARSAKRAKEVGVRKVMGSERQQLIGQFMTESILTTVLAMVLAISIVAIALPGFNTIAGKEMSIVQLVSPYYLPLLVALPIVVGLLAGSYPAFFLSSFQPITVLKGKINVSFKSAGLRSGLVVFQFMMSVVLIVGTIIVYRQITYIQTKNVGFKRDQVLTVNGVYAMGKQAETFKQEVLRLPGVVSGSISGYLPTPSNRNDNAFFAEGESNRNKGVNMQNWGVDYDYVKTLGMQLVQGRDFARSFGSDSSGIILNEAAVKVLGFKDPIGKRVWRFDDAQGKTQKTYTIIGVVKNFHFESLRRNIGALSLVLDSNSGAASFRVSSTNLPALVSQIEAKWKQITPGQPFSYQFMDDSFDEMYRAEQRVGTIALTFAALAILIACLGLFGLAAFMAEQRTKEIGVRKVLGASVGSIIGLLSKDFLKLVFISIIIASPIAWYAMSQWLSDFAYKIDIEWWMFALAGILAVGIALLTVSFQSIKAALMNPVKSLRSE, via the coding sequence ATGCTCACGAACTATCTTAAAATCGCCTGGCGGACGCTCCGCAAACAGCAGGGCTTTACGTTCATCAATATTTTTGGGTTGGCCGTTGGACTGGCCTGTTGCCTGCTCATCATGCTCTACGTGCTGGACGAGTTAAGCTTTGACCGCTACAACGCCAAAGCCGACCGCATCTACCGCGTTCAGTCCGACATTAAGTTCGGAGGTAACGACATGCACTTTGCCGTTACCCCTGACCCAATGGGGCCAACCCTCAAGAAAGATTATCCGCAGGTCGAGCAGTTTGTCCGGCTGCACCAGCGGGGAACGTGGTTAGTGAAGCGGACGGGTGAGCCAACGAGTCTTCGGGAAGACAATATCACCTTTGCCGATTCCACCCTGTTCGATGTGTTTACCCTACCTCTCATTTCGGGTGATCCCAAACGGGCATTGTCCGAACCCAATACGATGGTCATTAGCGAGTCGGCAGCGAAACGGCACTTCGGCAATCAGAATCCGATGGGTCAGCCGATGGTGTTCGACAACAATAAAACCTTCAAGGTATCGGCGGTTATGCGCGATATGCCCAAAAATTCGCATTTCCGAAGTGATTTTTTCCTCAGCATGCTCAACGATGATTATCCCTGGGGGCAGTGGCTCAGCAATAATCACCACACCTATCTTTTACTCAAACCAGGCACTGATGCCCAGGTGTTTAGTAAAAACTTTACTACCGTTATCGAAAAGTATGTTGGCCCACAAGCGATGCAACTCATTGGCACGAGCATGGATCAGTTTCGCAAAGCGGGGAATAGCGTAGGTTACTGGCTGATTCCGCTTACGGATATTCACCTGCATTCCAAACAACAAGTCGAACTGGCTCCTAACGGCGACATCCAGTATGTCTATATCTTCTCGGCGGTGGCTTTGTTCATCCTGCTGATTGCCTGCATCAACTTCATGAATCTGGCCACGGCACGGTCGGCAAAGCGGGCAAAGGAAGTGGGGGTTCGAAAAGTGATGGGCTCAGAACGGCAGCAACTCATTGGCCAGTTCATGACCGAATCAATACTAACTACGGTACTGGCTATGGTACTCGCCATCAGTATCGTAGCCATAGCCTTACCGGGCTTCAATACAATTGCGGGGAAAGAGATGAGCATCGTTCAGCTCGTATCACCTTATTACCTGCCGCTGTTAGTGGCCTTACCCATTGTAGTTGGGCTACTGGCGGGTAGCTATCCAGCCTTCTTCCTGTCATCTTTTCAGCCGATAACGGTGCTGAAGGGCAAAATAAACGTGAGTTTCAAAAGCGCTGGCTTACGGAGTGGGCTGGTGGTGTTTCAGTTCATGATGTCCGTGGTACTTATTGTCGGGACAATTATCGTGTACCGGCAAATCACCTACATTCAGACCAAGAATGTAGGTTTCAAACGCGATCAAGTCCTCACCGTCAACGGCGTTTATGCGATGGGTAAGCAGGCCGAAACCTTTAAGCAGGAAGTGCTTCGTTTGCCAGGCGTGGTCAGTGGTAGTATTTCAGGATACTTGCCAACGCCCTCGAATCGAAACGATAACGCCTTCTTTGCCGAAGGGGAGTCGAATAGGAACAAAGGTGTTAATATGCAGAACTGGGGAGTTGACTACGACTACGTAAAAACCCTCGGTATGCAGCTTGTTCAGGGGCGCGACTTTGCCCGGTCATTCGGCTCCGATTCGTCGGGCATTATTCTGAATGAAGCCGCCGTGAAGGTATTAGGCTTCAAAGATCCTATTGGCAAGCGTGTGTGGCGATTTGACGATGCACAGGGAAAAACCCAGAAAACGTACACGATCATCGGCGTTGTCAAAAACTTCCATTTCGAATCGCTTCGGCGAAATATCGGGGCCTTATCCCTGGTGCTCGATTCAAATTCTGGAGCCGCTTCTTTTCGGGTAAGTAGTACAAATCTTCCAGCACTGGTATCACAAATCGAAGCAAAATGGAAGCAGATCACCCCAGGCCAGCCATTTAGCTACCAGTTTATGGACGACAGTTTCGATGAAATGTACCGGGCCGAACAACGGGTAGGCACCATTGCCCTGACCTTTGCCGCACTCGCCATCCTGATTGCCTGCCTGGGCCTGTTTGGGCTGGCAGCGTTCATGGCCGAGCAACGCACTAAAGAGATTGGGGTGCGCAAAGTATTAGGTGCGTCGGTGGGTAGTATCATTGGCTTGCTCTCGAAAGACTTTTTGAAACTGGTCTTCATCTCCATTATCATTGCCTCGCCTATTGCCTGGTACGCCATGAGCCAGTGGCTCAGCGATTTTGCCTATAAAATTGACATCGAGTGGTGGATGTTCGCGCTGGCGGGTATCTTAGCTGTAGGAATTGCCTTGCTGACCGTGAGCTTTCAGAGCATCAAAGCGGCGTTGATGAATCCGGTGAAAAGTTTAAGATCGGAATAA
- a CDS encoding transposase DNA-binding-containing protein, which translates to MQHYKVGDKRLDRRCQQLQTQLMHRDCGQSLPRLFKQSAQLKAFYWLVNSPKLTPKAMSKAYPDGVVDWASRQPKTAKEH; encoded by the coding sequence ATGCAGCACTATAAAGTAGGGGATAAACGGCTCGACCGACGCTGCCAACAACTGCAGACTCAGTTGATGCACCGCGATTGCGGGCAGTCATTGCCTCGGCTTTTCAAGCAAAGCGCCCAACTCAAAGCCTTCTATTGGTTGGTCAACAGCCCTAAACTTACCCCCAAAGCCATGAGCAAAGCCTACCCGGATGGAGTAGTCGACTGGGCCAGCCGACAGCCAAAAACCGCTAAAGAGCACTAG
- a CDS encoding ABC transporter permease: MLSNYVKIAWRSIRQQRLYSLLNITGLALGLATCGLLIQYVRFEQSYDQDVVAEDKSIYRVETLFYGAGHKSEHWATSTTGFAPAMKANFPEVESFTRIVWRNSERVVRYENQKFRESHVCLADSNFFTFFDYPVVQGDRRTFLNEPNSVVLSESAAHKYFGSLNPLGKTLEISTRSQQLTCRVTGVFADLPVNSTMQFSMLISGKTAPPRTWHFWYQHSSYTFVQLKPHSDPSRVEAKFPALAENYKTESTMRDVTWGIQLVPLHDLHLNPATPNEIEIKGNRTAVDFLSVIALVILLISWVNYSNLTTARVMHRAKEAGVRRMIGSSRRMLLFQFVVESMLVHTIALMLAVPMVIIAAQLLPDSLHLHPAQSVWADPLVIVGFLALWLVGIVLTGAYPATVLLRASPASVLKGRFRFSGRERSFRQSLVVVQFVISVILLVSTLVVYRQTAYMMNQRPGVLTDQVVVIKSPVNTPDYAGKIELLKKRINALAGVSNVTGSGSVPGKEVGQFLANRRFEASPADNRLVEMLKVDFDFIPTYGLRLLAGRGFDKTRPADSTALVLNESAVKYFGFTSIEQAIGQKIALETTPNQASEIIGVVKDYHQQSLHQPFTPIMLFMDPAFSWIPTDYYSIKFRSDNPQNLLGQVETIWGSLFPESSLDYFFLDEFYGKQYQADKQYGLLFSIFSGLAIFIACLGLFGLATFSAEQRTKEIGVRKVLGASVASIVALLSKDFLKLVFVAIVLASPLSWWAMNQWLADFAYKIDIEWWMFALAGLLAVGIALLTVSFQSIKAALMNPVKSLRSE; the protein is encoded by the coding sequence ATGCTATCAAACTACGTCAAAATTGCCTGGCGATCGATTCGTCAACAGCGGTTATACAGCCTGCTGAATATTACCGGTCTGGCGCTCGGTCTGGCCACCTGCGGCCTGTTGATTCAGTATGTTCGCTTCGAACAGAGTTACGACCAGGATGTAGTGGCCGAGGATAAATCCATTTATCGGGTGGAAACCCTGTTTTATGGAGCGGGGCATAAATCCGAACACTGGGCGACGAGTACGACTGGGTTTGCTCCGGCCATGAAAGCGAATTTTCCGGAGGTAGAAAGTTTTACGCGCATCGTCTGGCGAAATTCAGAACGGGTTGTCCGTTACGAAAATCAGAAGTTTCGCGAATCGCACGTCTGCCTGGCCGATTCGAACTTCTTTACGTTTTTCGACTATCCCGTGGTGCAGGGCGACCGCCGAACGTTTCTGAACGAACCCAATTCCGTAGTTCTGTCCGAATCGGCGGCACACAAATATTTTGGCTCGCTGAATCCACTGGGCAAGACGCTGGAAATTAGTACCCGATCTCAGCAACTGACTTGTCGGGTTACCGGCGTTTTTGCGGATCTGCCCGTCAACTCGACCATGCAGTTTAGCATGCTGATTTCCGGCAAAACGGCTCCGCCCCGTACCTGGCATTTTTGGTATCAGCATTCCAGTTATACGTTCGTTCAACTCAAACCTCACTCCGATCCCAGCCGGGTAGAAGCCAAATTCCCGGCGCTCGCCGAGAATTATAAAACCGAATCGACGATGCGGGATGTTACGTGGGGTATCCAACTGGTTCCCCTTCACGATCTGCACCTCAACCCGGCTACGCCGAACGAAATTGAAATCAAAGGCAACCGGACCGCCGTTGATTTCCTATCCGTAATTGCGCTCGTCATTCTGCTGATTAGCTGGGTCAATTATAGCAATCTGACCACAGCGCGGGTAATGCACCGGGCCAAAGAAGCGGGCGTCCGGCGGATGATCGGTTCATCGCGACGGATGCTATTGTTCCAGTTTGTGGTCGAATCGATGCTGGTTCACACCATTGCGCTGATGCTGGCCGTACCGATGGTGATTATTGCGGCACAGTTACTCCCCGATTCGTTGCACCTGCATCCGGCACAGAGCGTATGGGCCGACCCATTGGTGATTGTCGGATTTCTGGCGCTGTGGCTGGTGGGAATCGTCCTGACAGGCGCTTATCCGGCAACGGTATTGTTACGGGCATCGCCAGCTTCGGTATTGAAAGGGCGCTTCCGATTCTCGGGCAGGGAGCGGTCGTTCCGGCAATCGCTGGTTGTGGTTCAGTTTGTTATTTCGGTGATTTTACTCGTCAGTACACTGGTCGTTTATCGGCAAACGGCTTACATGATGAATCAGCGGCCGGGCGTGCTCACCGATCAGGTCGTCGTAATTAAATCGCCGGTCAACACGCCTGATTATGCGGGTAAAATTGAGCTGTTAAAAAAACGCATCAACGCATTGGCGGGCGTATCGAACGTGACAGGTTCAGGCTCTGTTCCAGGCAAAGAAGTTGGGCAGTTTCTGGCCAATCGCCGGTTCGAAGCCAGTCCCGCTGACAACCGGCTCGTAGAAATGCTGAAAGTCGATTTCGACTTCATCCCGACTTACGGATTGCGACTGCTAGCCGGTCGTGGTTTCGACAAAACCCGCCCTGCCGATTCAACGGCTCTGGTGCTCAACGAGTCGGCGGTAAAGTATTTTGGGTTCACGTCCATCGAACAGGCCATTGGGCAAAAAATAGCCTTAGAAACAACACCGAATCAGGCCAGCGAGATTATCGGCGTGGTGAAAGATTACCACCAACAGTCGTTGCATCAGCCGTTTACGCCCATCATGTTGTTTATGGATCCGGCGTTTAGCTGGATTCCAACGGATTATTATTCGATCAAATTCCGTTCAGATAATCCGCAGAATCTGCTGGGGCAGGTGGAGACCATTTGGGGATCGTTGTTTCCGGAGTCGTCGCTGGATTATTTCTTTCTGGATGAATTCTATGGAAAGCAATACCAGGCCGACAAGCAATATGGACTCCTGTTCAGCATTTTTTCGGGCCTCGCCATTTTCATTGCCTGTCTGGGTTTATTCGGTTTGGCAACCTTCTCGGCTGAGCAACGCACCAAAGAAATTGGGGTGCGCAAAGTACTGGGGGCGTCGGTTGCCAGTATCGTGGCCCTTCTCTCCAAAGACTTCCTGAAACTGGTATTCGTTGCCATTGTCCTGGCGTCTCCCCTATCCTGGTGGGCCATGAACCAATGGCTCGCCGATTTCGCCTACAAAATCGACATCGAGTGGTGGATGTTCGCCCTGGCGGGTTTGCTGGCCGTTGGCATCGCGCTGTTAACCGTGAGTTTCCAGAGCATAAAAGCGGCTTTGATGAACCCGGTGAAGAGTTTGCGGAGTGAGTAG
- a CDS encoding RagB/SusD family nutrient uptake outer membrane protein codes for MKKILNYLVLSAVCAGLLSLNACSDFLKENNKNTVTADAFYKTTEGIESLVNSCYAPTRIWYGKTVGYLLTEAGTDEMLFSNTANGSYPYFDYNSNLQATEGGLIFVWKSFYRGINTCNTAIARIKESPLPANLKAVREAEVRFLRAFYYYHLVETFGPIPLRTQETTGPEITALRAPVDDIYKLIFSDLETALANSKGVVAPQGGRVTEPAVAAFLARLYLTRDKNTEALAMADRVIKSYDFKLTENYKSLWDIANSSGSTNKEVIWFVNYSENNTLNDYGRYDDLGYYWLWEGGHHGHLMFMPYFNGLKGWQYDLESGRSLLQYMPSKYLVDLYDETKDARWAGSFRTVWWANDATTLTGGMKLGDTIAVVSKRAVSDTYRKSKPYAIYDANDIYQSNGVPVIPRWRYAGLLKFADPTRASKDVVNSKRDAFVFRLSEMYLIAAEASMKLGNTGAAADYVNVVRKRAALPGKSEEMIVKAADMTLDFMLDERAREFVGEQLRWFDLKRTGKLIERLTKYNLDAATNVKPFHLMRPIPRVEIDVLQNKTEFVQNPGYN; via the coding sequence ATGAAGAAGATCCTTAACTACCTAGTTCTTTCCGCCGTATGCGCCGGGCTTTTGAGCCTGAATGCCTGCTCCGATTTCCTGAAAGAAAACAATAAAAACACAGTGACGGCCGATGCCTTTTATAAAACCACCGAAGGCATTGAGAGTCTGGTTAACTCGTGCTACGCCCCAACACGCATTTGGTATGGCAAAACCGTTGGCTACCTGTTAACAGAAGCCGGTACCGACGAAATGCTGTTCAGCAACACGGCAAACGGATCGTATCCTTATTTTGATTACAATTCTAACCTCCAGGCAACCGAAGGTGGGTTGATTTTTGTCTGGAAAAGCTTTTACCGGGGCATTAACACCTGTAATACTGCCATTGCCCGAATCAAGGAGTCGCCGTTACCAGCTAACCTGAAGGCTGTCCGGGAAGCTGAAGTTCGTTTCCTGAGAGCTTTTTATTACTACCATTTGGTTGAAACTTTTGGCCCGATTCCCTTGCGTACACAGGAAACGACCGGCCCTGAAATAACTGCCCTAAGAGCCCCTGTCGATGATATATATAAGCTCATCTTTAGCGACCTGGAAACGGCCCTTGCGAATAGTAAAGGTGTGGTGGCCCCACAAGGCGGTCGCGTAACCGAACCCGCCGTGGCTGCGTTTCTGGCGCGCCTGTACTTAACCCGCGATAAAAACACCGAAGCGCTGGCCATGGCCGACCGCGTCATTAAAAGCTATGACTTCAAATTGACGGAGAATTATAAGTCACTTTGGGATATAGCCAACAGCAGCGGTAGCACCAATAAAGAGGTTATCTGGTTTGTTAACTATTCCGAAAACAACACACTCAACGACTATGGTCGCTACGATGATCTGGGCTATTATTGGCTCTGGGAGGGAGGTCATCATGGTCACCTGATGTTCATGCCTTATTTCAATGGACTAAAAGGCTGGCAGTATGATCTGGAGTCGGGGCGGTCGTTGTTGCAGTACATGCCTTCCAAGTATTTGGTAGACCTGTATGACGAAACGAAAGACGCGCGCTGGGCAGGCTCGTTCCGGACGGTATGGTGGGCTAACGATGCGACCACGCTGACAGGTGGTATGAAACTGGGCGATACCATTGCCGTGGTATCAAAGCGGGCGGTTTCCGATACGTACCGTAAATCGAAACCCTATGCTATCTATGATGCCAACGACATCTATCAATCAAATGGCGTTCCTGTAATTCCCCGGTGGCGTTATGCCGGACTTTTGAAATTTGCTGACCCAACTCGTGCCTCTAAAGATGTCGTGAATAGCAAACGGGACGCGTTCGTTTTCCGACTCTCCGAAATGTATCTGATTGCGGCAGAAGCCAGTATGAAGTTAGGCAATACGGGTGCTGCGGCCGATTACGTCAACGTAGTCCGGAAGCGGGCAGCGCTACCCGGCAAAAGCGAGGAAATGATAGTAAAAGCCGCCGACATGACACTCGATTTCATGCTCGACGAACGAGCCCGGGAGTTTGTCGGAGAACAACTCCGCTGGTTTGACCTGAAACGAACCGGGAAACTAATCGAACGGCTCACGAAGTACAATCTGGATGCGGCCACAAACGTAAAGCCTTTTCATTTGATGCGGCCAATCCCACGCGTTGAGATCGACGTGTTACAGAACAAAACCGAATTCGTTCAAAATCCTGGATACAACTAA
- a CDS encoding acyltransferase → MTQRTPGTLDSIPELLKTKSHFVALDGLRGLAALAVVIFHFMEWIYTNPSQNFIGHGFLAVDFFFCLSGFVIGYAYDDRIENIGVFEFLKSRLIRLHPLIILGSVLGLVGFLADPFVNDSSAYSPGKLTLLVVCSMLLIPLPLMKERAFNQFGFNAPAWSLFWEYIANVVYALILCRLNRRYLAVVTVLSGVGICWVSYQAGNLMGGWSKDNFWDGGVRIAYSFSAGLFIYRSNWIIKNRLGFPALAIVLSFAFLLPFFSWNWLAEALVVLFFFPLLISLGAGTRLSPSMTNLSVFFGNLSYPLYMTHYWAIWLFGNYYTLYKPTLRELFLIIPVGVISLIGLAYLVMTVYDIPLRKYLTRKRSQRTTA, encoded by the coding sequence ATGACGCAAAGAACCCCAGGTACGCTCGACAGCATTCCAGAGCTTTTAAAAACAAAGTCGCATTTTGTGGCTCTCGATGGGCTTCGGGGGCTAGCCGCTCTCGCGGTCGTGATTTTTCATTTCATGGAATGGATTTACACCAATCCTAGCCAGAATTTCATTGGCCACGGCTTTTTGGCAGTAGACTTTTTCTTCTGTTTATCTGGATTTGTTATCGGGTATGCCTATGATGATCGGATTGAAAACATAGGCGTCTTTGAGTTCTTAAAATCGAGACTCATACGCCTTCATCCACTGATCATACTGGGCTCTGTGCTAGGCCTTGTAGGTTTTTTAGCGGATCCATTCGTTAACGACTCAAGCGCTTATAGTCCAGGCAAACTCACGTTACTAGTGGTTTGCTCGATGCTCCTTATCCCGCTTCCCCTGATGAAAGAGCGTGCGTTTAATCAATTTGGGTTCAATGCCCCTGCCTGGTCACTGTTTTGGGAGTATATCGCCAATGTTGTTTATGCGCTTATCCTTTGCCGGCTCAATCGCCGTTATCTGGCTGTTGTGACGGTGCTGTCGGGAGTAGGCATCTGCTGGGTCAGTTACCAGGCAGGAAATTTGATGGGAGGCTGGAGCAAAGACAACTTTTGGGATGGCGGTGTTCGTATTGCCTACTCCTTCTCGGCAGGACTGTTCATTTACCGCTCAAACTGGATTATAAAAAACAGACTTGGCTTCCCAGCGCTGGCCATCGTATTGTCGTTCGCTTTTTTACTGCCTTTTTTTAGCTGGAATTGGCTGGCAGAAGCCCTGGTTGTCCTGTTTTTCTTCCCACTCCTTATTTCATTAGGAGCTGGCACCAGGCTATCACCCAGCATGACCAACCTTTCGGTATTCTTCGGAAACCTATCCTATCCGTTATACATGACTCATTACTGGGCAATTTGGCTGTTTGGCAACTATTATACCCTCTACAAACCCACCCTCAGGGAGTTGTTTTTAATAATACCCGTGGGGGTCATTTCCCTAATTGGCCTGGCCTATCTCGTGATGACAGTGTACGATATTCCCCTTCGAAAGTATCTTACCCGTAAGCGAAGCCAACGGACAACGGCCTAG
- a CDS encoding metallophosphoesterase family protein translates to MKSSGSFLFLLLVLLTAFVADTSQQPKSGVKAVMDGVVTRLYKTYQPQQLDTIQQNFVLSVLTDQEKKVLATQYWTFRANVPVVVSLMRDQGQKVLPFWLKDSGFRKTELVVKNEEYTYEVWQKTFDAGLVSLGINGFDKHRPVYFISVKAQHSGDPLHITPIFPAQQTFTKFQPGAFTYHDWSDLKLNEVPESLRGQTLFQTIRGRAREAHLVGAFRRTKFPATTQPDHLLLTWSGNPATTQDIQWRTSASVPTGVTKYWLKGSHDTLTKAAVLYKMEDRLLQNDRYAHRFTTQLTGLQPGKTYDYQVGSTQGRWSSVASFQTQSNTKEGFSFIWFGDTHKSPVWGEMAQQTLTRHPNIAFYSIAGDLVSTGLHRDEWDELWQYSGNVFQSKPLLPIPGNHDSQDGLGAWMYQQMLSLPHNGPKHPEVPDEQTYAFNYKNALFLMIDATAPIEAQTAWIKQQLSQSKADWKFMFFHFPPYTFEEDYADIRKAWGPLIDQYHVDMVMSGHVHYYMRSKPTYNGKDVATPAQGTIYTISIGIPSEHEIWPDEPYAALRYKNGPFYQLMDIQGKKLTYTVYDKDGKVRDELVITK, encoded by the coding sequence ATGAAATCCTCTGGCTCTTTTCTTTTCCTGCTCCTCGTACTACTAACGGCATTTGTGGCCGATACCAGCCAACAACCTAAGTCGGGCGTTAAAGCGGTAATGGATGGCGTTGTCACCCGGTTGTACAAAACCTACCAGCCTCAACAACTCGATACGATCCAGCAGAATTTTGTGCTCTCTGTCCTGACGGATCAGGAGAAAAAGGTATTGGCGACGCAATACTGGACGTTCCGGGCCAATGTTCCGGTCGTTGTTTCGCTGATGCGGGATCAGGGGCAGAAAGTTCTTCCGTTCTGGTTGAAAGACAGTGGATTTCGTAAGACGGAACTGGTCGTCAAAAATGAAGAGTACACCTATGAAGTCTGGCAAAAGACGTTCGATGCAGGCCTGGTCTCGTTAGGAATTAATGGATTTGACAAACACCGTCCGGTCTATTTCATTAGTGTGAAGGCGCAGCATTCCGGCGATCCGTTACACATCACGCCTATTTTTCCGGCTCAACAAACATTCACCAAATTTCAACCGGGAGCATTCACCTACCACGACTGGAGTGACCTTAAACTCAACGAAGTCCCTGAATCCCTTCGCGGCCAGACTCTGTTTCAGACGATTCGGGGTAGAGCGCGGGAAGCTCACCTGGTAGGCGCTTTCCGCCGAACCAAATTTCCGGCCACAACCCAACCCGATCATCTCCTGCTTACCTGGAGTGGCAACCCCGCCACCACCCAAGATATTCAATGGCGAACCTCCGCGTCCGTACCGACTGGCGTTACCAAATATTGGCTGAAGGGCAGTCATGACACCCTGACCAAAGCGGCTGTTCTGTATAAAATGGAAGATCGGCTCCTGCAAAATGATCGGTACGCGCATCGGTTTACGACGCAGTTAACGGGGCTACAACCCGGCAAAACCTATGATTATCAGGTAGGATCAACCCAAGGCCGCTGGTCTTCCGTGGCTTCCTTCCAAACGCAATCCAACACGAAGGAAGGCTTCTCGTTCATCTGGTTCGGTGATACGCATAAATCGCCCGTATGGGGAGAGATGGCGCAACAAACGCTTACCCGGCATCCCAACATTGCCTTTTATTCGATAGCCGGAGATTTAGTCAGTACGGGGTTGCATCGGGATGAATGGGACGAATTATGGCAGTATTCGGGAAACGTCTTCCAATCCAAACCGCTGCTGCCTATTCCCGGTAATCACGACAGTCAGGATGGCCTGGGGGCCTGGATGTATCAGCAGATGTTAAGCCTGCCGCACAATGGACCGAAGCACCCCGAAGTCCCCGATGAGCAGACTTACGCGTTTAACTACAAAAACGCGTTGTTTTTGATGATCGATGCGACGGCTCCTATCGAAGCACAAACCGCGTGGATCAAGCAGCAACTTTCGCAATCGAAAGCCGATTGGAAATTCATGTTCTTCCATTTTCCGCCCTACACGTTTGAAGAAGATTACGCCGATATCCGGAAAGCCTGGGGGCCACTGATCGATCAATATCACGTGGATATGGTCATGAGTGGACACGTGCATTATTACATGCGCTCCAAGCCCACCTATAACGGCAAAGACGTAGCCACTCCCGCGCAGGGAACGATCTACACCATCTCCATCGGCATACCCAGCGAGCACGAGATCTGGCCGGACGAACCTTATGCCGCACTCCGGTATAAAAACGGCCCTTTCTACCAATTGATGGACATTCAAGGTAAAAAACTTACGTATACGGTCTACGATAAAGACGGGAAGGTTAGGGACGAACTGGTAATTACGAAGTAA